Part of the Nicotiana sylvestris chromosome 2, ASM39365v2, whole genome shotgun sequence genome, tatttttcagctggggattggagagttgccgatatgactctctctgctggggattcttttcggctatcaattcatttgtAGTTCATGATCCTCTCCTCTActggggatcggggtgttatccccgacttccgtttgcatgacttggcacttctcggatactgatcgggaggtattttttggacatcaatatgggttttcgtgtatggctaaagaaaaggggtatcaagagttcaaaataattttgatgggtaaaacagtacaactcttggaatcaaactttctttccaaaattacaaacacaaacttctgccgcagtttttcttgcttggggatttttattttttgttacactatgaccgagccgtgaggcgcctacgtatccttcttgaggaatcaggtcaaacgtagttcccaattcctttgtttttcttgtgactttcttttgtctttattatcattatttttctcttctcttttctttcattttcattactgattccaaaagaggggtatgaaagaataaataaggctcaaagggggaagcaaaggttaaagtgtttggatagaagaaagaattgcctccgtcatttcattctccgataaatgccaagtacagacaaacatcaattacaatcaaaagaaatcatacataatatctcttaactacgtcagaattgatagccatgtcgatgcatttcccttcgatatctgttaaacataaagcgccatgggacaacactctggttacaatgaatggcccttgccaattcggggcgaacttgcccttcgcctcagcctgatgtgagaggatacgtttcagcacttgctggcccacttcaaactttcggggacgcacctttttgttgtatgctcttgccattctcttttgatataacaggccatgacacacagctgccaatctctttttatcaatcaagttcaactgctccaaacgggttttgacccactcatcatcatcaatctcagcttcagcgacaatccaaagggatggaatttcaacttccgccggtattactgcttcagttccatataccaacaaataaggagttgcccctagtgaagtacgaacagtagtgcgataacccaacaatgcaaatggtaatttctcatgccattgtttggatccttctatcatcttcctcggtatcttctttatgtttttgttggccgcctcgaccgctccattctCCTTGGGGAGATATGgtgtggaattgcggtgtgtaatcttgaactgttgacatacctctttcatcaaaccgctgttaagattagcaccattgtccgtgatgatcacttttgggatcccaaatctacagatgatatgggaatgaacaaagtctaccactgccttcttggttacagacttgaaagttttagcttcaacccacttagtgaaataaacgatggtcaccagaatgaacctatgaccgttggtagctgccggctcaataggtccaatgatatctatgccccaagcaacaaatggccatggtgctgacattgtatgcatttctgtcggtggagaatgaatcaaatctccgtgtatccgacactgatggcattttcgtatgCAATTGATGCAATCATGCTttatagtgagccaatagtaccctgctcgaagaatcttcttcgctaacacatatccactcatatgtggcccacaaactccagcatgtacctctgtcataactatcgtggcttgactagcatctatacatctcagtaatcccaaatctggggttcttttgtacaacactcctccactgaggaagaatccatttgccaatcgccgaatggctctcttttgatctccggtggcctgttcCGGGTATACCCCCATCCttaggtattccttgacatcataaaaccatggttcaccatccatttcttcatttatcatgttgcaataagcatgctgatcacgaacctgaatatgcaatagGTCAACATGAATtctgtctgggtggtgcaacatcgattctaaggtggccaaagcattggcgacctcattatgaacttgtgggatgtgtctgaactccattGATCTAAATctcttgctcagatcgtgcaaacattgtcgatatggtatgagcttcaaatcccttgtttcccattcaccctgaatctgatgcaccaggaggtccgagtctcccaagaccaagacgtcctggacatccatgtctgcagctaactgTAAGaccagaatgcatgcctcatactcagccatgttgttggtacaatagaaacctagctgagccgtaacaggataatgatgtcctatttcagaaataagtaccgctcttattccaactcctttcgcatttgcggctccatcaaagaagagcttccaacctgatTCCTCAGATAATTTCAACTCATCTATAtacatcacttcttcatcaggaaaatacgtcctcaatggctcgtattcatcatcaacaggattctcagccaagtgatccgcaaatgcttgggccttcatggacgtcctcgtcacatagatgatgtcgaattctgtgagtaatatctgccatttcgccaatctccctgtaggcataggcttctggaaaatatacttcagtggatccaagcgtgaaatgagataagtagtatatgatgacagataatgcttcaatttctgggccacccaagttagggcgcaacatgtcttctcaagttgagtgtacttaacctcatatactgtaaacttcttcctgagataatagatagcttgctccttccttcctgtaatgtcgtgttgccccagtacgcagccaaacgaattctccaggaccgttagataaagagttaacggtcttcccggctcaggtggaaccaacacaggtggatttgattaATATcccttgatttggtcaaatgcttcctgacattctgccgtctattctaccgcagcatctttcttcagtagccgaaaaatgggttcacaagttgctgtgagttgagcaataaacctgctgatataattcaaccttcccaacaggcTCATTACTTccgtcttgttctttggcggtggaaaatcttggatggatttgatctctgacgggtccaactcaatgcctcgccgattgacaatgaatcccaacagctttccagatggaacaccaaatgcacatttggccgggttgagcttaatatcgtaccttcgaagtctttggaaaaaattccttaggtctgctacgtggtcttcttgatgcttggattttatgatcacatcggccacgtatacctcaatctctttgtgtatcatgtcatgaaacacagtagtcattgctcttatgtacgttgccccagcattcttcaaacccaatggcattacccggtagcaataagtcacccacggcgtaatgaatgccgtcttttctgcattttcttcatccatcagaatctgatgatacccatcatagcaatctacaaaagacctgATCTCACGTCTGGCACAATTATCGAtaaagatatggatgttgggtaatggaaagttgtccttggggcttgccatGTTCAAATTTAGGTAATCGACAGACACTCTGATCtacccatctttcttcggcactggcaccacattagccaaccaatcaggatatcgggtgacccgaataacctttgcttgtagctgcttggttacttcctctttaatcttcacactcatgtctgttttgaactttctcaatttctgcttgacgggaggacacaccgggtcagtgggcagcttgtgaaccactaaatccgtgcttaaccctggcatgtcatcatacgaccatgcaaaaatgtctttgaactcaataagtgctttgattagttcctcccgaatatttggtgcaatgtggatgcttattttagtttctctggtATCATCTGCAtctcctaaattgatggcttctgtgtcatttaagttgggcttggatttctcttcaaactggcttaactctctgtttatctcttcgaaggcttcatcctcatcgtattccgattcattatcataatcgaccccTTGTATAATTAGtttggaatcagattgattttttagactgggctaaagatccgttgtgcatgccatgtcattagaaccaa contains:
- the LOC138885447 gene encoding uncharacterized protein, which codes for MAEYEACILVLQLAADMDVQDVLVLGDSDLLVHQIQGEWETRDLKLIPYRQCLHDLSKRFRSMEFRHIPQVHNEVANALATLESMLHHPDRIHVDLLHIQVRDQHAYCNMINEEMDGEPWFYDVKEYLRMGVYPEQATGDQKRAIRRLGKEMLLTAGRHGHKEDYQTEIPPLGKMEDNTSFEGSRIPRSLREKAIQVLKKAILEEAR